One genomic region from Populus nigra chromosome 8, ddPopNigr1.1, whole genome shotgun sequence encodes:
- the LOC133701028 gene encoding cytochrome c-type biogenesis protein CcmE homolog, mitochondrial — MSSRLSSILRLRSHFLHRIPATTTTTTATALFHNSTKSKPITLTSISDLHSLSTLRFFSASRRHSPTRPKPVDIGARARQLQNRRLWTYALTFSCIAGFIVIVLNNFQDQLVFYITPSDAVEKFKNNPSKNKFRLGGLVLEGSVVHPLSSPEMEFVVTDLITDILVKYEGSLPDLFREGHSVVVEGFMKELDDKVRKEVGLKNVSGKARSGECYFKAFEVLAKHDEKYMPQEVAAAIERNKKLIEAGEVGEGGAEKKK, encoded by the coding sequence ATGTCCTCTCGCCTCTCCTCCATCCTCCGCCTCCGCTCCCACTTCCTCCACCGCATCCCCGCTACCACAACCACTACAACAGCCACCGCTCTCTTCCACAACTCCACCAAATCAAAACCCATAACCCTTACCTCCATCTCGGATCTCCATTCTCTCTCCACTCTCCGCTTCTTCTCCGCCTCCCGCCGCCACAGCCCCACCCGCCCCAAACCAGTTGACATCGGAGCTCGAGCCCGCCAACTCCAAAACCGTCGTCTCTGGACCTACGCCTTAACCTTCAGCTGCATAGCAGGTTTCATCGTTATAGTGCTTAACAACTTTCAAGATCAATTAGTCTTTTACATAACACCAAGTGATGCGGTTGAGAAATTCAAGAACAACCCATCAAAGAACAAGTTCCGATTAGGTGGTTTAGTCCTTGAAGGTAGCGTAGTTCATCCGTTATCAAGTCCTGAAATGGAATTCGTTGTCACTGATTTGATTACGGATATTTTAGTTAAGTATGAAGGGTCCTTGCCTGATTTGTTTCGAGAAGGACATTCTGTTGTTGTTGAAGGGTTTATGAAGGAACTGGATGATAAGGTGAGGAAGGAAGTTGGGTTGAAGAATGTTTCTGGGAAGGCGAGGAGTGGAGAGTGTTATTTTAAGGCGTTTGAGGTCTTAGCTAAGCATGATGAGAAGTATATGCCTCAAGAAGTTGCGGCCGCGATTGAGAGGAATAAGAAGTTGATCGAGGCTGGTGAAGTTGGGGAAGGTGGAGCTGAGAAGAAGAAGTGA
- the LOC133700864 gene encoding serine/threonine-protein kinase Nek6-like — METKNKEMVSKMDDYGVIEQIGRGIFGAAFLVLHKFENKRYVLKKIRLAKQTEKFKQTAYQEMNLISKLNNPYIVEYKDSWVEKESYVCIVTSYCAGGDMAQMIKKARGTYLPEEKLCKWLTQLLLAVDYLHSNRVLHRDLKCSNIFLTKDGNIQLGDFGLAKLLNKEDLASTIVGTPNYMCPELLADIPYGYKSDIWSLGCCMFEIAAHQPAFRAHDMAGLINKINRSSISPLPAAYSSTLKQLIKTMLRKSPEHRPTAAELLRHPHLQPYLAKCQNLSLVFLPVKSEYSFPDKPKGTRLPNKSSVHKNNIGLKASPSKGCRCFKQDAFEQKVAASDFYNSAEQTESANSETSSASIARTHPEDEKTEIASKKSQIVQEKLCGAGQASMEFKDASPGICKRMEKLSEDSTGYVGLSGYKKASASAMGDKTGHDMELEAKFCKLPAVTEMKSTPSKPPCGNDVGQKEMNRTPSDISLISSLTSLHGDEIKIEWNPQSLQRADALESLLEICANLLRQERYEELSGVLGPFSEEAVSSRETAIWLTKSLMKLDKNGNGAA; from the exons ATGGAGACTAAGAACAAAGAAATGGTATCAAAGATGGATGATTATGGAGTTATAGAGCAAATTGGAAGAGGAATTTTTGGAGCTGCATTTCTTGTTCTTCATAAATTTGAGAATAAAAG GTATGTATTGAAGAAGATTCGTTTGGCTAAACAAACAGAAAAATTCAAGCAAACAGCATATCAAGAG ATGAATTTGATATCGAAGCTGAATAATCCCTATATTGTGGAGTACAAAGATTCATGGGTGGAAAAG GAATCCTATGTATGCATCGTGACAAGTTACTGTGCGGGAGGAGACAT GGCTCAGATGATAAAGAAAGCTAGAGGGACGTATCTTCCTGAAGAG AAACTCTGCAAATGGCTGACACAGTTGTTGCTTGCTGTGGACTACCTCCACTCCAATCGTGTCCTTCACAGAGATTTAAAA TGCTCTAACATATTCCTTACGAAAGATGGCAACATCCAGCTAG GTGACTTTGGACTTGCAAAATTGTTGAACAAGGAGGATCTTGCATCCACG ATTGTAGGCACTCCCAACTATATGTGTCCTGAACTTCTTGCAGACATACCTTATGGCTACAAATCGGACATTTGGTCTCTAG GTTGCTGTATGTTTGAGATAGCTGCACATCAACCTGCATTTAGAGCTCAT GATATGGCTGGACTGATTAATAAGATAAATCGTTCTTCCATCTCTCCACTCCCAGCTGCTTATTCCTCCACATT AAAACAGTTAATCAAAACCATGCTGAGAAAGAGCCCAGAACATAGACCAACA GCTGCAGAGTTGTTGAGGCACCCCCATCTGCAGCCGTATCTTGCTAAATGCCAAAATCTATCTCTCGTGTTCCTCCCTGTAAAGTCCGAATACAGCTTCCCGGATAAACCAAAAGGAACCCGGTTACCTAACAAGTCTAGTGTTCACAAGAATAACATAGGTTTGAAAGCAAGTCCATCAAAGGGGTGCAGATGTTTTAAGCAGGATGcttttgaacaaaaagtagCAGCCAGTGATTTCTACAACAGTGCAGAACAAACCGAAAGTGCCAACTCTGAAACCTCTTCAGCAAGTATTGCAAGGACTCACCCTGAAGACGAGAAGACAGAAATTGCTTCTAAGAAGTCACAAATAGTCCAAGAGAAGCTCTGTGGAGCTGGACAAGCTAGCATGGAATTCAAAGATGCTAGTCCTGGGATTTGCAAAAGAATGGAAAAGCTGTCTGAAGATTCAACAGGCTATGTTGGCCTTTCTGGTTACAAAAAGGCATCGGCATCCGCGATGGGTGACAAAACTGGACATGATATGGAATTGGAAGCCAAATTCTGCAAACTCCCAGCAGTAACAGAAATGAAATCAACACCATCAAAACCGCCCTGCGGAAATGATGTTGGACAAAAGGAAATGAACAGAACCCCTAGTGACATCTCATTGATCAGTTCACTGACTTCCCTACATGGTGATGAAATAAAGATTGAATGGAATCCTCAGAGCCTGCAAAGGGCAGATGCTCTGGAATCACTGCTAGAGATTTGTGCAAATTTGCTAAGACAGGAAAGGTATGAGGAGCTATCAGGAGTACTAGGACCCTTCAGCGAAGAAGCTGTGTCATCAAGAGAAACAGCAATTTGGTTGACAAAGAGCCTCATGAAACTCGACAAAAATGGCAATGGAGCAGCTTAG
- the LOC133701702 gene encoding zinc finger A20 and AN1 domain-containing stress-associated protein 8-like has protein sequence MDRDETGCQAPPERPILCINNCGFFGSAATMNMCSKCHKDMLLKQEQTKLAASSIGSIVNGSASSNVNEPVIADTINVQINAVEPKTITVQPSCASVSGERVEAKPKEGPSRCTSCKKRVGLTGFKCRCGDLFCASHRYSDKHDCPFDYRTAAREAIAKANPVVKAEKLDKI, from the coding sequence ATGGACCGTGACGAGACAGGATGCCAAGCTCCTCCAGAACGTCCTATTTTGTGCATTAACAATTGTGGCTTCTTTGGAAGTGCAGCTACTATGAACATGTGTTCAAAGTGCCACAAGGATATGCTGTTAAAACAGGAGCAGACTAAGCTTGCTGCATCATCAATTGGAAGTATTGTGAATGGATCGGCAAGCAGCAATGTGAATGAACCTGTTATTGCTGACACCATTAATGTCCAAATCAATGCAGTGGAGCCTAAGACCATCACTGTGCAGCCATCCTGTGCTTCAGTTTCAGGGGAGAGAGTTGAGGCAAAGCCGAAGGAGGGGCCAAGCCGGTGCACCTCTTGCAAGAAAAGAGTTGGTTTAACAGGGTTTAAGTGTCGATGTGGTGACCTCTTTTGTGCATCTCATCGCTACTCAGACAAACATGACTGCCCATTTGATTACCGTACTGCTGCCCGTGAAGCAATAGCAAAAGCCAACCCTGTTGTCAAGGCAGAGAAGCTTGATAAAATCTGA